A genomic segment from Nicotiana sylvestris chromosome 1, ASM39365v2, whole genome shotgun sequence encodes:
- the LOC138868237 gene encoding uncharacterized protein, with protein sequence MPKFNLYNGRGDPIAHLRGYCSEMRSLGGKDELLMAYFSESLTGAILEWHTRQDVSKWHTCDDMAQDFVRHFQYNIDIIPDCSSLCKMEKKPSESFREYGLRWREQAARISLPIDEEEMVKLFLQAQGPTYFSHLILTLGKPFNDVVKMWEMVEEGIMPGKIMSYSALKDIAEDIQNISEINYRRSRNQGATRLLKSIWMLKERNQSAKITNQLAKIMDNCDEKNQASLNLRH encoded by the exons atgccaaagtttaacttgtataaTGGACGTGGAGATCCaatagcccatctgaggggttattgtagtgaaatgagaagtcttggcgggaaagatgagttgttgatggcgtatttcagtgaaaGCCTGACTGGGGCAATCttggaatggcatactcgtcaagatgttagtaagtggcatacatgtgatgacatggctcaagattttgttcgacactttcagtataatatagACATTATCCCAGACTGCTCCTCCCTTTGTAAGATGGAAAAGAAGCCCAGTGAGAGCTTTAGGGAATATGgactcagatggagggaacaagctgcccGAATTAGTCTTCCGATTGATGAAGAAGAAATGGTAAAGCTTTTTCTACAAGCTCAAGgacccacctacttcagtcatttgatccttACTTTGGGTAaaccttttaatgatgtggtaaaaatgtgggagatggtagaagaaggaatcaTGCCAGgaaaaatcatgagctattctgcgtTGAAAGATATAGcagaagacattcagaacatctca GAAATCAATTATAGAAGATCAAGGAATCAAGGAGCTACAAGATTGCTGAAGTCAATCTGGatgcttaaggaaagaaatcaatcagcaaaGATTACGAATCAGTTAGCAAAGATCATGGATAACTGCGATGAAAAGAATCAAGCAAGCCTAAACTTAAGGCATTAA